The following proteins come from a genomic window of Amaranthus tricolor cultivar Red isolate AtriRed21 chromosome 14, ASM2621246v1, whole genome shotgun sequence:
- the LOC130800216 gene encoding uncharacterized protein LOC130800216 isoform X2, producing the protein MMFDNKESLLEAIRVYHIGRNVEYRTETSNQTVLSLKCKWGCSWKLRATFDSNLSSWRIVTYKGKHGSCVLGSDSVSAGHIHLTFSVINNVIRNCVAKDPSIKVSVVRQMVKNRFGVDVNYKRAWCAKQQALLSIYGTWEGSYSLLPRFLKALQLSNPGLVIEWYFREDNDMGVYVRPNIRTFQRVFWAFKPCIEGFNYCKPLIAIDGTHLYGKYCHTLLTDIAQDGDKGIFPLAFALVEKENISAWSCFMSCIRKHVTQRMGLCVISDRHAGILATMEEPEWQPPNAYHRFCLRHLLSNFNRAMDNVQLKKLFGKTAEQRQQVKVMNDLKAIATAKREAIFWIDDVGDMSKWCCP; encoded by the coding sequence atgatgtttgataacaaggaatcgttgttggaagctatcagagtgtatcatattgggagaaatgtggagtacagaacggagacctcgaaccaaactgtccttTCCTTGAAGTGCAAGTGGGGTTGTTCGTGGAAACTTAGAGCTACGTTTGACTCTaatttatcttcatggcgtattgttacctataagggtaagcacggttcttgtgtattgggtagtgacagtgtgtcggctggacacattcacctgacattttctgtcattaacaatgttattagaaattgtgttgctaaagacccatccattaaggtatctgtcgtacGTCAGATGGTTAAAAATCGCtttggtgtggatgtgaattataagaGAGCGTGGTGTGCAAAGCAACAAGCTTTGTTATCCATTTACGGGACatgggaaggttcttactcactccttccacgctttttaaAAGCTTTGCAACTTTCCAACCCGGGGTTAGTAATTGAGTGGTATTTTAGGGAGGACAATGACATGGGTGTATATgtgagacctaatattaggaccttccaacgtgtcttttgggcctttaaaccttgcattgaaggcttcaattattgtaaacctcttattgccattgacggcacacacttgtatggtaaatattgccataccttattgactgacattgcccaagatggtgataaggggATCTTTCCTTTGGCCTTCGCATTGGTAGAGAAGGAGAACATAAGTGCATGGTCCTGCTTCATGTCCtgtattcgtaagcatgtcacacagaggatggggttatgcgttatttctgatagacacgctggtattttagcaaccatggaagagccggagtggcaaccacctaatgcttatcataggttttgcttacgccatttgcttagcaactTCAATCGTGCTATGGATAATGTTCAgttgaagaagttgtttggtaaaacagctgagcaaagacaacaagtGAAGGTAATGAATGATCTAAAGGCAATTGCGACTGCAAAACGAGAGGCAATTTTCTGGATTGATGACGTGGGTGATATGTCTAAGTGGTGCTGCCCATAA
- the LOC130800216 gene encoding serine/threonine-protein phosphatase 7 long form homolog isoform X1: protein MTWVICLSGAAHKNVKEIAGPLVILQFLWDPYPAEAYAAVPEHSGIHSGAWRASVPLIYFDIVEVHLPERVMRQYGLVQGIPPPCDTEPQLHLISRRNQAGANLMEINGHYIARWDHRLELLAQGAPIDVVGAPTIPDYMPWFLSITRRWMTPRAILEAAHYAPAAPTMTQFAQGAADVMRYSQEEPVREIAHGMLFGSQFQQFIPEVAAQHSPTTSHTHMACSPSYDYHLEEMDYSYPVDAAGTSQNGPSQPSQYQSPPLPERHANASYYRRRRRRPTQLDKVDEGS, encoded by the exons ATGACGTGGGTGATATGTCTAAGTGGTGCTGCCCATAAGAACGTCAAAGAGATTGCAGGACCACtagtcatattacag tttttgtgggacccatacccagcggaagcctacgcagctgtacccgaacactcggggattcattccggggcgtggagggcttctgtgccactcatatacttcgacattgtcgaagtacatctaccagagcgcgtaatgcgccaatatgggttggtacagggcattccaccgccttgtgacactgaaccccagCTGCACCTAATTTCGCGAAGAAATCAAGCCGGGGCAAACCTGATGGAGATCAACGGGCActacatcgctcgttgggatcatagacttgagctgcttgcacaaggtgcgccgatcgatgttgTCGGCGCACCTACTATACCTGACtatatgccgtggttcctctctatcacgcgccgatggatgacaccacgtgccatcttggaagcagcacattacgcacctgctgcgcctacgatgacccaattt gcacaaggtgcggcagacGTTATGCGGTACAGCCaggaggagccggtgagggagattgcgcatggcatgctcttcggctcgcagttccagcaattcataccggaagtcgctgcacAACACTCACCAACTACCTCCCATACGCACATGGCATGCTCTCCTTcttatgactaccatttggaggagatggattATTCATATCCCGTTGACgctgcggggacctcgcagaatgggccatcacagccatcacagtaccagtcccctccactgccagagcgtcacgcgaacgcctcttactatcgtaggaggcgaaggagaccaactcagttggataaggTAGATGAGGGTTCGTGA
- the LOC130800217 gene encoding calmodulin-like protein 3, which translates to MDQAELKRVFQMFDRNGDGKITKKELNDSLQNLGIYIPDKELSQMIEKIDLNKDGFVDMEEFGALYKTIMNERDEEEDMREAFNVFDQNGDGFITVEELRSVLQSLGLKQGRTIDDCKKMISKVDVDGDGMVDYKEFKQMMKGGGFASLGS; encoded by the coding sequence ATGGATCAAGCGGAGCTTAAAAGAGTGTTTCAGATGTTCGATAGGAATGGAGATGGGAAGATCACCAAAAAGGAGTTGAATGACTCCTTGCAAAATTTGGGGATATACATCCCAGATAAAGAGTTAAGTCAGATGATTGAAAAAATCGACCTGAATAAGGATGGTTTTGTTGATATGGAAGAGTTTGGAGCATTGTAcaaaacaattatgaatgaaaggGATGAGGAGGAAGATATGAGAGAGGCATTCAATGTGTTTGATCAAAATGGTGATGGATTTATCACCGTTGAAGAATTAAGATCCGTTTTACAATCATTAGGTTTGAAGCAAGGAAGAACAATTGATGATTGTAAGAAAATGATTAGCAAGGTTGATGTTGATGGGGATGGAATGGTTGATTATAAAGAGTTTAAGCAAATGATGAAAGGTGGTGGATTTGCTTCTTTAGGTTCATAG
- the LOC130800218 gene encoding uncharacterized protein LOC130800218 isoform X1 produces MAGLSTSHINPNPNVKLTLRHQICSSFNKQNQLFSISPSSIKFRCKKGGNLGLSAVCGSYNFDVVVVGAGIIGLSIARDLLLRSNLSVAVVDASVPCSGATGAGQGYLWMVHKTPGTGVWNLALRSQKMWQSLADSVQNDGSDPSEALGWRETGSLLIGRTEDQVKQLKSRVQQLSAAGIRAEYLSDKDLNIREPELEINPHSGAAFLPNDCQLDAYRTMAFIEKGNRLFTSQGRYAEFYHDPAVCLIRSNGKGKIDGIKTQKNTLYGRKAVIIAAGCWTGSLMDKLLQESDIALHVPIQPRKGMLLAIENFHYLRLKHGVMEAGYVEHQKSVISASEQVAEDESLSISMTATRDASGNLLIGSSRQFAGFNTEMNAFIVNRIWERAQEFFPALKEFSVETLSEQMNVRIGLRPYMPDGKPVIGTVPGVSNLFLASGHEGGGLSMALGTAEMITDMILDNPLQLDCKPFAVEGRCC; encoded by the exons ATGGCGGGACTTTCAACATCTCACATAAACCCTAATCCTAACGTTAAACTTACTCTTAGACACCAAATTTGCAGCTCATTCAACAAACAAAATCAGTTATTCTCCATTTCACCTTCTTCGATTAAATTTAGATGCAAAAAAGGGGGAAATTTAGGGTTGAGTGCAGTTTGTGGCTCATATAATTTCGACGTAGTAGTCGTTGGAGCTGGAATAATTGGATTAAGTATTGCTAGAGATCTTCTTCTTCGTTCCAATCTCTCTGTCGCTGTTGTCGATGCATCCGTTCCTTGCTCCGGTGCTACTGGTGCTG GACAGGGCTACTTATGGATGGTGCATAAAACACCTGGTACTGGTGTATGGAATCTTGCACTGAGAAGCCAAAAGATGTGGCAATCGTTGGCGGACAGCGTACAGAATGACGGCTCTGATCCCTCAGAAGCATTGGGTTGGAGGGAAACAG GAAGCTTGTTAATTGGTAGGACAGAAGATCAAGTTAAGCAATTGAAAAGCCGGGTGCAGCAATTATCTGCAGCTGGGATAAGGGCAGAGTATTTGTCAGACAAAGATCTGAATATTAGGGAACCCGAACTTGAAATTAACCCACATAGTGGGGCTGCCTTTCTGCCCAATGATTGCCAATTAGATGCTTATCGTACAATGGCATTTATAGAAAAG GGTAACAGACTCTTTACATCACAAGGTAGATATGCAGAGTTCTATCATGATCCAGCAGTATGCTTGATAAG ATCAAATGGAAAAGGAAAGATTGATGGTATCAAGACTCAAAAGAACACTTTATATGGTCGAAAAGCCGTTATAATTGCCGCAGGTTGTTGGACAGGATCTTTGATGGACAAGTTACTACAGGAGTCAGATATTGCGTTACATGTTCCCATTCAACCTCGGAAG GGTATGCTGCTGGCCATAGAGAACTTCCATTACCTTAGACTTAAGCACGGTGTTATGGAAGCTGGTTATGTCGAGCATCAAAAATCTGTCATAAGTGCGTCAGAACAGGTTGCCGAAGATGAAAGCTTGTCTATTTCAATGACAGCAACTAGAGATGCAAGTGGGAATCTTTTGATTG GAAGCAGCCGTCAGTTTGCTGGATTTAACACTGAAATGAAtgcattcattgttaatcgCATATGGGAACGTGCTCAAGAGTTTTTCCCTGCACTAAAAGAATTCTCAGTCGAAACATTGAGTGAACAGATGAATGTTAGAATAGGTTTACGCCCTTACA TGCCTGATGGCAAACCAGTTATCGGTACAGTTCCCGGTGTGTCTAACCTATTCCTTGCAAGTGGGCATGAAGGAGGAGGCCTTAGCATG GCTCTCGGAACAGCTGAAATGATCACCGACATGATCTTGGATAACCCTTTGCAACTTGATTGTAAGCCTTTTGCGGTTGAAGGTCGATGTTGCTGA
- the LOC130800218 gene encoding uncharacterized protein LOC130800218 isoform X2 has protein sequence MHPFLAPVLLVLGYLWMVHKTPGTGVWNLALRSQKMWQSLADSVQNDGSDPSEALGWRETGSLLIGRTEDQVKQLKSRVQQLSAAGIRAEYLSDKDLNIREPELEINPHSGAAFLPNDCQLDAYRTMAFIEKGNRLFTSQGRYAEFYHDPAVCLIRSNGKGKIDGIKTQKNTLYGRKAVIIAAGCWTGSLMDKLLQESDIALHVPIQPRKGMLLAIENFHYLRLKHGVMEAGYVEHQKSVISASEQVAEDESLSISMTATRDASGNLLIGSSRQFAGFNTEMNAFIVNRIWERAQEFFPALKEFSVETLSEQMNVRIGLRPYMPDGKPVIGTVPGVSNLFLASGHEGGGLSMALGTAEMITDMILDNPLQLDCKPFAVEGRCC, from the exons ATGCATCCGTTCCTTGCTCCGGTGCTACTGGTGCTG GGCTACTTATGGATGGTGCATAAAACACCTGGTACTGGTGTATGGAATCTTGCACTGAGAAGCCAAAAGATGTGGCAATCGTTGGCGGACAGCGTACAGAATGACGGCTCTGATCCCTCAGAAGCATTGGGTTGGAGGGAAACAG GAAGCTTGTTAATTGGTAGGACAGAAGATCAAGTTAAGCAATTGAAAAGCCGGGTGCAGCAATTATCTGCAGCTGGGATAAGGGCAGAGTATTTGTCAGACAAAGATCTGAATATTAGGGAACCCGAACTTGAAATTAACCCACATAGTGGGGCTGCCTTTCTGCCCAATGATTGCCAATTAGATGCTTATCGTACAATGGCATTTATAGAAAAG GGTAACAGACTCTTTACATCACAAGGTAGATATGCAGAGTTCTATCATGATCCAGCAGTATGCTTGATAAG ATCAAATGGAAAAGGAAAGATTGATGGTATCAAGACTCAAAAGAACACTTTATATGGTCGAAAAGCCGTTATAATTGCCGCAGGTTGTTGGACAGGATCTTTGATGGACAAGTTACTACAGGAGTCAGATATTGCGTTACATGTTCCCATTCAACCTCGGAAG GGTATGCTGCTGGCCATAGAGAACTTCCATTACCTTAGACTTAAGCACGGTGTTATGGAAGCTGGTTATGTCGAGCATCAAAAATCTGTCATAAGTGCGTCAGAACAGGTTGCCGAAGATGAAAGCTTGTCTATTTCAATGACAGCAACTAGAGATGCAAGTGGGAATCTTTTGATTG GAAGCAGCCGTCAGTTTGCTGGATTTAACACTGAAATGAAtgcattcattgttaatcgCATATGGGAACGTGCTCAAGAGTTTTTCCCTGCACTAAAAGAATTCTCAGTCGAAACATTGAGTGAACAGATGAATGTTAGAATAGGTTTACGCCCTTACA TGCCTGATGGCAAACCAGTTATCGGTACAGTTCCCGGTGTGTCTAACCTATTCCTTGCAAGTGGGCATGAAGGAGGAGGCCTTAGCATG GCTCTCGGAACAGCTGAAATGATCACCGACATGATCTTGGATAACCCTTTGCAACTTGATTGTAAGCCTTTTGCGGTTGAAGGTCGATGTTGCTGA
- the LOC130800219 gene encoding serine carboxypeptidase-like 20 isoform X1 codes for MAKAYNFTPNLIKIQLILIIVLFLCFTVSKSAPQNSLVTQLPGFSGTFPSKHYSGYVTIDESHRKKLYYYFVESERNPSQDPVVLWLNGGPGCSSLDGFVYEHGPFNFEAAKTKEGLPKLHLNSYSWSKVSNIIYLDSPSGVGYSYSHNTTDYDTGDIKTASDTHTFLLKWFEVYKEFATNPFFIAGESYAGIYVPTLASEIVKGLDTGVKPVINLKGYLVGNGVTDDKFDGNALIPFAHGMGLISDELYQEIVAQCAGNYYDVTSDGCDLLLSKVNQDIDGLNIYDILEPCYHSPSSSKQNTANLRLPSSFKTLGETDKPLPVRKRIFGRAWPLRAPVRDGRVPTWPEISNSLSVPCINDEVATAWLNDKAVRKALHADDENVAGPWELCTGRIAYNHDAGSMIKYHKNLTARGYRALIYSGDHDMCVPYTGSEAWTKSVGYKVVDEWRPWMCNDQVAGFTQGYEKNLTFLTIKGSGHTVPEYKPREALYFYSRFLSGQSV; via the exons ATGGCTAAAGCTTATAACTTTACTCCTAATCTTATTAAAATACAATTAAtattgattatagttcttttcCTCTGTTTTACTGTTTCGAAATCTGCCCCTCAAAATAGTCTTGTCACTCAACTTCCTGGATTTTCTGGCACTTTTCCCTCCAAACACTATTCTGG GTATGTGACAATTGATGAAAGTCATCGGAAGAAATTATATTACTACTTTGTTGAATCTGAGAGAAACCCATCACAAGATCCTGTTGTTCTTTGGCTTAATGGTGGACCCGGATGCTCTAGCCTTGATGGTTTTGTCTATGAGCATG GTCCTTTTAACTTTGAGGCAGCAAAAACAAAGGAAGGCTTACCAAAGTTGCATCTAAATTCATACAGTTGGTCTAAAGTTtcaaacataatatatttggattCACCATCAGGAGTTGGATATTCTTACTCACATAACACCACTGATTATGATACTGGGGATATCAAAACTGCCTCTGATACTCATACATTCTTGCTTAAG TGGTTTGAGGTCTATAAAGAGTTTGCTACAAACCCGTTTTTCATCGCGGGTGAATCATATGCTGGGATTTATGTCCCAACTCTAGCTTCCGAAATTGTTAAAG GACTTGATACTGGTGTGAAGCCTGTTATCAATTTGAAG GGCTATTTGGTAGGAAATGGTGTTACAGATGATAAGTTTGATGGGAATGCTTTGATACCATTTGCTCATGGAATGGGTTTGATCTCAGATGAATTATACCAG GAGATAGTAGCTCAATGTGCAGGAAACTATTATGATGTAACATCTGATGGTTGTGATCTCTTACTGTCAAAAGTAAACCAG GATATTGATGGACTGAACATATATGACATTTTAGAGCCATGCTACCATTCCCCTAGCTCGAGTAAGCAAAACACCGCCAATTTAAGATTACCGTCAAGTTTTAAGACACTAGGTGAAACCGACAAGCCTCTTCCCGTGAGAAAACGAATATTTGGTCGTGCATGGCCTCTTAGAGCTCCTGTGAGAGACGGGAGAGTTCCTACTTGGCCAGAAATTTCTAACAGTTTGTCTGTTCCTTGCATC AATGATGAGGTTGCAACTGCTTGGCTCAATGATAAGGCCGTGAGAAAAGCTCTTCACGCTGACGAT GAAAATGTGGCTGGTCCATGGGAGCTTTGTACAGGCAGAATTGCGTACAATCACGATGCTGGAAGTATGATCAAATACCATAAGAACCTCACTGCTCGAGGCTATCGAGCCCTCATATACAG TGGAGACCATGATATGTGTGTCCCATACACCGGAAGTGAGGCATGGACAAAATCCGTTGGGTACAAAGTAGTGGATGAGTGGCGACCATGGATGTGCAACGATCAAGTTGCTGG GTTTACACAAGGATATGAGAAGAATTTAACTTTCCTTACTATAAAG GGATCAGGACACACAGTACCGGAATACAAACCGAGGGAAGCACTATACTTTTATAGTCGGTTTTTATCAGGTCAAAGCGTATGA
- the LOC130800219 gene encoding serine carboxypeptidase-like 20 isoform X2 yields MAKAYNFTPNLIKIQLILIIVLFLCFTVSKSAPQNSLVTQLPGFSGTFPSKHYSGYVTIDESHRKKLYYYFVESERNPSQDPVVLWLNGGPGCSSLDGFVYEHGPFNFEAAKTKEGLPKLHLNSYSWSKVSNIIYLDSPSGVGYSYSHNTTDYDTGDIKTASDTHTFLLKWFEVYKEFATNPFFIAGESYAGIYVPTLASEIVKGLDTGVKPVINLKGYLVGNGVTDDKFDGNALIPFAHGMGLISDELYQEIVAQCAGNYYDVTSDGCDLLLSKVNQNDEVATAWLNDKAVRKALHADDENVAGPWELCTGRIAYNHDAGSMIKYHKNLTARGYRALIYSGDHDMCVPYTGSEAWTKSVGYKVVDEWRPWMCNDQVAGFTQGYEKNLTFLTIKGSGHTVPEYKPREALYFYSRFLSGQSV; encoded by the exons ATGGCTAAAGCTTATAACTTTACTCCTAATCTTATTAAAATACAATTAAtattgattatagttcttttcCTCTGTTTTACTGTTTCGAAATCTGCCCCTCAAAATAGTCTTGTCACTCAACTTCCTGGATTTTCTGGCACTTTTCCCTCCAAACACTATTCTGG GTATGTGACAATTGATGAAAGTCATCGGAAGAAATTATATTACTACTTTGTTGAATCTGAGAGAAACCCATCACAAGATCCTGTTGTTCTTTGGCTTAATGGTGGACCCGGATGCTCTAGCCTTGATGGTTTTGTCTATGAGCATG GTCCTTTTAACTTTGAGGCAGCAAAAACAAAGGAAGGCTTACCAAAGTTGCATCTAAATTCATACAGTTGGTCTAAAGTTtcaaacataatatatttggattCACCATCAGGAGTTGGATATTCTTACTCACATAACACCACTGATTATGATACTGGGGATATCAAAACTGCCTCTGATACTCATACATTCTTGCTTAAG TGGTTTGAGGTCTATAAAGAGTTTGCTACAAACCCGTTTTTCATCGCGGGTGAATCATATGCTGGGATTTATGTCCCAACTCTAGCTTCCGAAATTGTTAAAG GACTTGATACTGGTGTGAAGCCTGTTATCAATTTGAAG GGCTATTTGGTAGGAAATGGTGTTACAGATGATAAGTTTGATGGGAATGCTTTGATACCATTTGCTCATGGAATGGGTTTGATCTCAGATGAATTATACCAG GAGATAGTAGCTCAATGTGCAGGAAACTATTATGATGTAACATCTGATGGTTGTGATCTCTTACTGTCAAAAGTAAACCAG AATGATGAGGTTGCAACTGCTTGGCTCAATGATAAGGCCGTGAGAAAAGCTCTTCACGCTGACGAT GAAAATGTGGCTGGTCCATGGGAGCTTTGTACAGGCAGAATTGCGTACAATCACGATGCTGGAAGTATGATCAAATACCATAAGAACCTCACTGCTCGAGGCTATCGAGCCCTCATATACAG TGGAGACCATGATATGTGTGTCCCATACACCGGAAGTGAGGCATGGACAAAATCCGTTGGGTACAAAGTAGTGGATGAGTGGCGACCATGGATGTGCAACGATCAAGTTGCTGG GTTTACACAAGGATATGAGAAGAATTTAACTTTCCTTACTATAAAG GGATCAGGACACACAGTACCGGAATACAAACCGAGGGAAGCACTATACTTTTATAGTCGGTTTTTATCAGGTCAAAGCGTATGA
- the LOC130800220 gene encoding uncharacterized protein LOC130800220, whose amino-acid sequence MLSLSNKFRLVKSFPFGNDRRETTIRGAIDDVIEYKGITFTLRNNGFVHSLGKLNSPNGTRLIYGFTKVIRDSSHRRRLVVSRSGEKLYLIVPIMGSSDEGVSLIFKVYEKKEYATTNGWFWDEVRSFEGDQVLYVSKDHCFFVATSEFQGCRKNCIVFSEDGFPKWAKSGWEYENIRANKIAVFSLEFNNGYSLLMKDFSSFLLSLFSLSPPDWVSQIMCFYQQSESQSQSQSQSQSQSQSRRVTRAKHQQQSLRDSI is encoded by the exons ATGTTATCTCTGTCTAACAAATTTAGATTGGTCAAATCATTTCCATTTGGGAATGATAGAAGGGAAACTACTATCCGTGGTGCCATTGATGATGTAATAGAGTACAAGGGTATTACCTTTACCTTAAGGAATAATGGGTTTGTTCACTCACTTGGAAAACTCAACTCTCCTAATGGAACTCGACTAATTTATGGGTTTACAAAGGTGATTAGGGACTCGTCACATAGAAGGCGGTTGGTGGTGTCCCGTTCAGGTGAGAAACTCTACTTGATTGTGCCAATTATGGGGAGTAGTGACGAAGGAgtaagtttgatttttaaggTCTATGAGAAAAAGGAGTATGCTACAACTAATGGTTGGTTTTGGGATGAGGTTAGAAGTTTTGAGGGTGATCAAGTTCTGTATGTATCAAAAGATCACTGTTTTTTTGTTGCAACTTCTGAATTCCAAGGATGTAGGAAGAATTGTATTGTATTTTCAGAAGATGGATTTCCTAAGTGGGCTAAATCTGGTTGGGAGTATGAAAACATAAGGGCAAATAAGATTGCTGTTTTCTCTTTAGAATTCAATAATGGTTATAGCCTACTGATGAAGGATTTTTCAAGCTTCCTTCTGAGCTTATTTTCATTGTCTCCCCCTGATTGGGTTTCACAGATTATGTGTTTTTATCAGCAATCTGAATCTCAATCTCAATCCCAATCGCAATCTCAATCTCAATCTCAATCTAGAAG AGTAACACGAGCAAAACACCAACAACAAAGTTTGAGAGATTCGATATAA